The Bos mutus isolate GX-2022 chromosome 7, NWIPB_WYAK_1.1, whole genome shotgun sequence genome window below encodes:
- the C2CD4C gene encoding C2 calcium-dependent domain-containing protein 4C, with protein sequence MKKTNMWFLERFRGSGENGAAGGEGGDKAAKGPLYSNVLTPDKIPDFFIPPKLPAGPAEPEAQAELGPSTSEQNLASAAPRRAPRSPRLPAKLAAESKSLLKAATRHVIQIESAEDWPAEETATNADPQAQGAMSLPSVPKAQTSYGFATLAESPHTRRKESLFHSEHGALAQVGSPGTRRRRGGVKANGGDGGPREAGGTLMSPGRCVSGGESDTGSSAESSPFGSPLLSRSVSLLKGFAQDSQAKVSQLKHSVGRHGSLSADDSTPDTSPGARRRLHRRATPEPGPESGPASRAEHAVRMGPRGSVHLLAEYEAAQARLRVRLLAAEGLYDRMCDARSINCCVGLCLVPGKLQKQRSTIVKNSRHPVFNEDFFFDGLGPASVRKLALRIKVVNKGSSLKRDTLLGEKELPLTSLLPFL encoded by the coding sequence ATGAAGAAAACCAACATGTGGTTCTTGGAGAGGTTTCGGGGATCGGGGGAGAATGGAGCTGCGGGGGGCGAGGGTGGGGACAAGGCCGCCAAGGGGCCCCTGTACAGCAACGTGCTCACGCCGGACAAGATCCCGGACTTCTTCATACCCCCCAAGCTGCCCGCCGGCCCCGCCGAGCCCGAAGCGCAGGCCGAGCTGGGGCCCTCGACCTCGGAGCAGAACCTGGCCTCCGCCGCGCCCCGCCGCGCCCCCCGGAGCCCCCGGCTGCCCGCCAAGCTGGCCGCCGAGAGCAAGAGCCTACTGAAGGCGGCCACCCGGCACGTGATCCAGATCGAGAGTGCGGAGGACTGGCCGGCCGAGGAGACTGCCACCAACGCCGACCCCCAGGCCCAGGGGGCGATGTCGCTGCCCTCGGTGCCCAAGGCCCAGACGTCCTACGGCTTTGCCACGCTGGCCGAGAGCCCCCACACGCGGCGCAAGGAGTCCCTGTTCCACAGCGAGCACGGGGCTCTGGCCCAGGTGGGCTCCCCAGGCACCCGGCGCCGTCGGGGGGGCGTCAAGGCCAACGGGGGGGACGGGGGGCCCAGGGAGGCCGGCGGCACCCTCATGAGTCCCGGCCGCTGCGTCAGCGGCGGGGAGAGCGACACGGGGTCCTCGGCCGAGTCCTCACCCTTCGGGTCCCCCCTGCTCTCGCGCTCCGTGTCGCTGCTCAAAGGCTTCGCCCAGGACAGCCAGGCCAAGGTGAGCCAGCTCAAGCACTCTGTGGGCCGCCATGGCTCCCTGTCGGCCGATGACAGCACGCCGGACACCAGCCCCGGGGCCCGGCGCCGCCTGCACCGCAGGGCCACCCCGGAGCCCGGCCCGGAGTCTGGTCCGGCTTCCCGCGCGGAGCACGCCGTGCGCATGGGCCCGCGGGGCAGCGTGCACCTGCTGGCCGAGTACGAGGCGGCCCAGGCCCGCCTGCGCGTGCGCCTGCTGGCAGCCGAGGGCCTTTATGACCGGATGTGCGACGCCCGCAGCATCAACTGCTGTGTGGGCCTGTGCCTTGTGCCGGGCAAGCTGCAAAAGCAGCGCAGCACCATCGTCAAGAACAGCCGCCACCCAGTGTTCAACGAGGACTTCTTCTTCGACGGCCTGGGTCCGGCCAGCGTGCGGAAGCTGGCTCTCAGGATCAAGGTGGTGAACAAGGGCAGCAGCCTCAAGCGGGACACGCTGCTCGGGGAAAAGGAGCTGCCCCTGACCTCCCTGCTGCCCTTCTTGTAG